One Mycobacterium marseillense DNA window includes the following coding sequences:
- a CDS encoding cupin domain-containing protein: MASSDGFHPDFEDTATPVARNRVRHIKASEISPDTAQSEGLRRFAALSGGSVGAEKLWMGETHASPKSASDNHHHGDSETAIYVRSGNPEFVFHDGTQEVRIATEPGDYVFIPPYLPHREENPDPDTTAEVVIARSTQEAIVIKLPALYPLEGPP; this comes from the coding sequence ATGGCCAGCTCCGACGGATTCCATCCCGACTTCGAGGACACGGCAACGCCGGTCGCCCGCAACCGGGTGCGCCACATCAAGGCGTCGGAGATCAGTCCGGACACCGCGCAGTCGGAGGGCCTGCGGCGCTTCGCCGCGCTGTCCGGCGGGTCGGTCGGTGCGGAGAAGCTCTGGATGGGTGAGACCCACGCGTCGCCGAAATCCGCGTCGGACAACCATCACCACGGTGACTCGGAGACCGCAATCTATGTACGAAGCGGCAACCCGGAGTTCGTCTTTCATGACGGCACCCAAGAGGTCCGCATCGCCACCGAACCCGGCGACTACGTCTTCATTCCGCCGTATCTGCCGCACCGGGAAGAAAACCCCGACCCCGACACCACGGCAGAGGTCGTGATTGCCCGCAGCACCCAGGAAGCGATCGTGATCAAGCTGCCCGCGCTGTATCCGCTGGAAGGCCCCCCGTAG
- a CDS encoding dihydrolipoyl dehydrogenase family protein, with protein sequence MAIASERDFDVVVLGAGPIGQNAAERARAAGLRVGMVERELVGGECSYWACVPSKALLRPVIAVADARRIDGAREAITGTISAEGVFGRRNRYVTDWDDSGQADWVSGIGATLVRGHGRLDGPRRVVVTTGDDERVALTARHAVVVCTGSRPALPDLPGMTETKPWTNRRATDSSEVPQRLAVVGAGGVGVEMATAWQGLGSQVTLLSRGSGLLPRMEPFVGELIGRGLIDAGVDVRVGVSVRALRRLDDTSVVLELDDGSELTVNEVLFATGRAPLTDDIGLETVGLEPGSWLEVDDTCLVRGAVEDGWLYAAGDVNHRALLTHQGKYQGRIAGAAIGARAAGKPLDTNPWGAHATTADHYAVPQAFFTDPEAAAVGLTAQQAKDARYRVRVADIEIGDVVMGAKLYADGYTGRARMVVDQESGRLLGVTMVGPGVTELLHSATIAVAGHVTVDRLWHAVPCFPTISELWLRLLEAYRDGSDHN encoded by the coding sequence GTGGCAATAGCTAGCGAACGAGACTTCGACGTCGTCGTTCTCGGCGCCGGCCCGATCGGGCAAAACGCCGCCGAACGCGCCCGCGCCGCGGGCCTGCGCGTCGGCATGGTCGAGCGCGAGCTCGTCGGGGGCGAGTGCTCCTACTGGGCGTGCGTGCCCAGTAAAGCGCTGCTGCGTCCCGTCATTGCCGTCGCCGATGCGCGACGCATCGACGGTGCTCGGGAAGCGATCACCGGCACCATCAGCGCCGAGGGGGTCTTCGGCCGCCGCAACCGGTATGTCACCGACTGGGATGACAGCGGCCAGGCGGACTGGGTGAGCGGAATCGGCGCGACGTTGGTACGTGGTCACGGAAGGTTGGACGGCCCCCGCAGAGTCGTCGTCACCACCGGCGACGACGAGCGTGTCGCGCTGACCGCGCGGCATGCGGTGGTCGTATGCACCGGAAGCCGTCCCGCCCTGCCCGATCTGCCCGGAATGACCGAGACCAAGCCGTGGACCAACCGGCGCGCCACCGACAGCAGCGAGGTCCCGCAGCGGCTGGCCGTCGTGGGCGCCGGCGGTGTCGGCGTCGAAATGGCCACGGCCTGGCAAGGATTGGGATCCCAAGTGACCCTCCTGTCCCGGGGGTCGGGGCTGTTGCCGCGCATGGAACCCTTCGTGGGCGAGCTGATCGGCCGCGGGCTCATCGACGCCGGCGTCGATGTGCGGGTGGGCGTGTCGGTGCGCGCGCTGCGGCGCCTGGACGACACCAGCGTGGTCCTCGAACTGGACGATGGCAGCGAGCTGACGGTGAATGAGGTGCTGTTCGCCACCGGCCGGGCGCCGCTGACCGACGATATCGGCTTGGAGACAGTGGGATTGGAGCCCGGCAGCTGGCTCGAGGTGGACGACACCTGCCTGGTCCGCGGCGCCGTCGAGGACGGCTGGCTCTACGCCGCCGGCGACGTCAACCACCGCGCCCTGCTCACGCACCAAGGCAAATATCAGGGCCGGATCGCCGGTGCGGCCATCGGCGCACGCGCAGCCGGGAAACCGTTGGACACCAACCCATGGGGGGCACACGCGACCACCGCCGACCACTACGCGGTGCCGCAAGCCTTCTTCACCGACCCCGAGGCCGCCGCCGTCGGGCTGACAGCTCAGCAAGCCAAGGACGCCCGATACCGTGTCCGGGTCGCCGACATCGAGATCGGGGACGTGGTGATGGGAGCGAAGCTCTACGCCGACGGCTATACCGGCCGCGCCCGGATGGTCGTCGACCAAGAGAGCGGGCGACTCCTCGGCGTCACGATGGTCGGTCCGGGCGTGACCGAGTTGTTGCACTCGGCCACCATCGCCGTCGCCGGCCACGTTACCGTCGACCGCCTGTGGCACGCCGTGCCGTGCTTCCCGACCATCAGCGAGCTGTGGCTGAGGCTGCTCGAAGCGTATCGCGATGGATCGGACCATAATTGA
- a CDS encoding haloacid dehalogenase type II, which translates to MPTPSVLVFDVNETLIDIESLAPLFADLFGDERMLREWFAQLIMYSMAITLADKYVPFPVLAQGVLRMLGDVHQVEVTDDRLDRLKTGLLTMPAHPDAAEGLAALRDNGFRLVTLTNSPPNPDGPTALQNSGLSGYFERRLSVDARRAFKPSPAVYRYVCEELQVTPGDCMMVAAHVWDTLGAQSVGFTGALITRHGNAPLPVSGLPQPNIVAGDLRELAERLTRTEGTADSGNS; encoded by the coding sequence ATGCCGACACCGTCCGTCCTGGTTTTCGACGTCAATGAGACGCTGATCGACATCGAGTCCCTCGCACCGCTTTTCGCAGATCTGTTCGGCGATGAGCGGATGCTGCGTGAGTGGTTCGCCCAGCTGATCATGTACTCGATGGCCATCACGCTGGCCGACAAATACGTGCCGTTCCCCGTGCTCGCTCAGGGGGTGCTGCGGATGTTGGGAGATGTCCACCAAGTGGAAGTCACCGATGACCGCCTCGATCGCCTCAAGACGGGGCTACTCACCATGCCGGCGCACCCCGATGCCGCCGAGGGTCTTGCCGCGCTGCGTGACAACGGTTTTCGGCTGGTGACCCTGACGAATTCACCACCTAACCCGGACGGCCCGACGGCGCTGCAGAATTCGGGGCTGTCCGGCTATTTCGAACGCCGACTCAGCGTCGATGCCCGCCGTGCCTTCAAACCATCGCCCGCCGTGTATCGGTACGTGTGCGAGGAGCTCCAGGTGACACCCGGTGACTGCATGATGGTGGCCGCGCACGTGTGGGACACCCTCGGCGCCCAGAGCGTCGGGTTCACCGGGGCGCTGATCACCCGGCACGGTAACGCACCGTTACCGGTGAGCGGCCTGCCGCAGCCGAACATCGTCGCCGGCGACCTCCGTGAGCTGGCCGAGCGCCTAACCCGAACCGAAGGGACCGCCGACAGTGGCAATAGCTAG
- a CDS encoding TMEM175 family protein — MAARETTPERVRAFSDGVFAVIITILVLELRPPSAHGFSALLPLWPTGLSYVVSYLFIAIVWVNHHHLFNYAQAATSRLVWSNFAHLFSVSLIPFTTEWIADSRLAAAPVALYAAVFVLVNVTYLALCWEAVDRPAQEDVSSRMRKMLQMRSFITLGVFVTAALVALRWPAVGMALVVLCLVGYLRPDIPQRKKAEP; from the coding sequence GTGGCGGCGCGAGAAACCACTCCAGAACGGGTGCGGGCGTTTTCTGATGGAGTGTTCGCCGTCATCATCACCATCTTGGTGTTGGAACTGCGGCCGCCGAGCGCCCACGGATTCAGCGCTTTGCTTCCGTTATGGCCCACCGGGCTGAGCTACGTGGTCAGCTATCTGTTCATCGCGATCGTTTGGGTCAACCATCACCACCTGTTCAACTACGCGCAGGCCGCGACGTCGCGGTTGGTGTGGTCGAACTTCGCACACCTGTTCTCGGTGTCGCTGATCCCGTTCACCACCGAATGGATCGCCGACAGCAGGCTGGCGGCCGCCCCGGTGGCTTTGTACGCGGCGGTCTTCGTCCTGGTCAACGTCACCTACCTGGCGCTGTGCTGGGAGGCGGTCGATCGTCCTGCCCAAGAGGACGTTTCATCGCGGATGCGAAAGATGCTGCAGATGAGATCGTTCATCACGCTTGGCGTGTTCGTGACGGCAGCGCTCGTCGCGCTGAGGTGGCCCGCGGTGGGCATGGCGTTGGTCGTGTTGTGTCTCGTCGGATATCTACGTCCAGACATTCCGCAACGGAAGAAGGCCGAGCCCTGA
- a CDS encoding VOC family protein has translation MSIEVVILPVADPDRSLSYYRDQLGFALDVDYAPTPGFRVIQLTPEGSGASIQFGVGLTDAAPGSVQGLYLVVSDIEACRAELTSRGVTVSEIRHKDTSGGWRGGFLPGTDPDRGNYASFADFRDPDGNAWVLQERNHQPA, from the coding sequence ATGTCGATCGAAGTCGTTATCCTGCCCGTCGCCGATCCCGATCGGTCGCTAAGCTACTACCGCGACCAGCTCGGTTTCGCCCTCGATGTCGATTACGCGCCCACACCCGGGTTCCGGGTCATCCAGTTGACACCCGAGGGATCTGGCGCCTCAATCCAATTCGGAGTCGGGTTGACCGACGCGGCGCCCGGCTCGGTGCAGGGTCTCTACCTTGTGGTCTCGGACATCGAAGCCTGCCGTGCTGAGTTGACCAGTCGCGGCGTGACCGTGAGCGAGATCCGCCACAAGGACACCAGCGGCGGCTGGCGCGGCGGGTTCCTCCCGGGTACCGATCCCGATCGCGGTAACTATGCGAGCTTTGCCGACTTTCGCGATCCCGACGGCAATGCCTGGGTGTTGCAGGAGCGGAATCATCAACCGGCTTGA
- a CDS encoding DUF427 domain-containing protein, whose amino-acid sequence MGLAWQQGPLAAGSIGHFLTEQPMPSRLLFAEPLRRRMRVLFAERWIADSEAVLLLHEPGRYPVAYFPSGDIEAGALTAEDRVTQHRDFGDTRWFTVRASDREAAHSAWEHTGLPAHATALQGRVAFAWRAMDAFYEEEERIVGHAADAYHRIDIRSTTRHLVVRDGDRVIADTHRPLALYESGFAPRWYVVREDIDESALKPVDIQTFCPYKGICSYYDIGAHQHAAWSYVDAWTEVSRVRNLVSFEPDKIDVHIDGRQLRLEPGQTVIPHGVDRGLDTDEVLGKKPARGTS is encoded by the coding sequence ATGGGACTGGCATGGCAGCAGGGCCCGCTGGCGGCCGGGTCCATCGGACACTTCCTCACCGAACAGCCGATGCCCTCGCGGCTGCTCTTCGCCGAGCCGTTGCGCCGCCGGATGCGGGTGCTGTTCGCCGAACGGTGGATCGCCGACAGCGAGGCCGTGCTGCTGTTACACGAGCCGGGCCGCTACCCGGTCGCCTACTTTCCCTCAGGTGATATAGAAGCGGGGGCGTTGACCGCCGAAGATCGGGTGACGCAGCACCGCGACTTCGGCGACACCCGGTGGTTCACGGTCAGGGCGTCCGATCGCGAGGCCGCCCACAGCGCCTGGGAACATACCGGCCTGCCCGCGCATGCGACGGCCCTGCAGGGCAGGGTAGCTTTTGCCTGGCGGGCCATGGACGCCTTCTATGAAGAAGAAGAACGTATCGTCGGCCATGCGGCGGACGCCTATCACCGCATCGACATCCGTTCCACGACACGGCATCTGGTTGTACGCGACGGCGACCGCGTGATCGCCGATACACATCGGCCTCTGGCCCTGTATGAATCCGGCTTCGCGCCCAGATGGTACGTGGTGCGCGAAGACATCGACGAGTCCGCCCTCAAACCCGTTGATATCCAGACCTTTTGCCCATACAAAGGAATATGCTCGTACTACGACATCGGCGCGCACCAGCATGCTGCGTGGTCTTACGTCGATGCTTGGACCGAAGTGTCACGCGTCCGCAACCTGGTGTCCTTCGAACCGGACAAAATCGATGTGCACATCGACGGCAGGCAGCTTCGGCTGGAACCCGGCCAAACGGTCATCCCTCACGGTGTCGACCGCGGACTGGACACCGATGAGGTCTTGGGGAAGAAACCGGCAAGGGGCACGTCATGA
- a CDS encoding zinc-binding dehydrogenase: MSVTDSPQRPTAPAVVRERAAVETMRAIILKGFGGLDNLVYEELPKPLPKHGEVVIEVKGFGINHAELHMRRGEWAEAAEVSGIECVGIVDSCPGAEFPVGAKVAALMGGLGRTINGSYAQYTRVRTANVALIESELPWAALAALPETYAVAWTCLFRNLELSAGQTLVLRGATSSLGQAALKMAVAAGARVIATARSAGRFEMLEKLGASRTELERRDLAGHLTESGRIDAVLDLVGNSTILDSLDMLRRGGTACLAGWLGGLEPIGDFNPLLRMASGVNWNFFGSFVFGSPGFPLSDVPLGDIARQVADGTLDAKPSRVFSFDQIHEAHRVMEAGEAGGKMVVVME, from the coding sequence ATGTCCGTCACGGATTCACCTCAGCGGCCGACGGCACCGGCGGTCGTACGTGAGCGGGCAGCCGTGGAAACCATGCGGGCGATCATCCTGAAAGGATTCGGCGGGCTCGACAACCTGGTTTACGAGGAACTCCCCAAGCCGCTGCCGAAACACGGCGAAGTGGTCATCGAGGTGAAGGGCTTCGGGATCAACCACGCCGAGCTGCACATGCGTCGGGGTGAATGGGCCGAGGCCGCGGAAGTGAGCGGCATCGAATGCGTCGGCATCGTCGACTCGTGTCCCGGTGCTGAGTTCCCGGTAGGCGCCAAGGTGGCCGCGCTCATGGGTGGCCTCGGCCGAACCATCAATGGGAGCTATGCGCAATACACGCGGGTGCGCACCGCAAACGTTGCCCTCATCGAGTCCGAGCTGCCGTGGGCGGCGTTGGCGGCATTGCCCGAAACCTACGCGGTGGCCTGGACATGCCTCTTCCGCAATCTGGAACTCAGCGCCGGGCAGACCCTGGTGCTACGCGGCGCCACATCCTCCCTCGGCCAAGCCGCGCTCAAGATGGCGGTCGCCGCCGGCGCCCGAGTCATCGCAACGGCGCGCAGCGCGGGGCGCTTCGAGATGCTCGAAAAACTGGGCGCCTCGCGTACCGAGCTGGAACGGCGCGACCTGGCAGGCCACCTGACCGAGAGCGGCCGGATAGACGCCGTCCTCGATCTCGTCGGCAACAGCACCATCCTCGACTCCTTGGACATGCTGCGCCGCGGCGGCACGGCCTGCCTGGCCGGGTGGCTGGGCGGACTGGAACCCATCGGGGATTTCAACCCGCTGCTGCGCATGGCATCGGGGGTGAACTGGAACTTCTTCGGCAGCTTCGTGTTTGGCTCGCCAGGATTTCCGCTGTCCGACGTACCGCTGGGGGATATCGCCCGGCAGGTGGCCGACGGCACACTGGACGCGAAACCGTCTCGGGTCTTTTCTTTCGACCAGATTCATGAGGCGCACCGGGTGATGGAGGCCGGAGAGGCCGGCGGCAAGATGGTCGTCGTGATGGAGTGA
- a CDS encoding TetR/AcrR family transcriptional regulator produces the protein MTEHPPSRFTRKGFATRARIIDAAARLMFERGVANTSIDQVRRAAEVGGSQISHYFRDKRDLTRHVVDVRRNGVRAFHTQQKFASLDSLEALQVWADACVSDIDPVYRVGGCVYGSLAGELIEADDEIRDDLATGYDQWIELFRSGLEAMRDRGDLRPEADPRHLAVSLVAAHQGGALLTHATGDPQPLRAAVNAAVDYVRSFGASPGGGGPGPSPDRRNS, from the coding sequence GTGACCGAACACCCCCCATCCCGGTTCACCCGCAAGGGTTTCGCTACGCGTGCGCGGATCATCGACGCCGCCGCCCGGCTCATGTTCGAGCGTGGGGTCGCCAATACCAGCATCGACCAGGTGCGTCGCGCCGCCGAAGTCGGCGGATCCCAGATCTCGCACTACTTCCGCGACAAGCGCGACCTGACCCGCCACGTCGTCGACGTGCGCCGAAATGGCGTACGCGCCTTCCATACCCAACAGAAGTTCGCCTCGCTCGACAGCCTCGAAGCGCTGCAGGTGTGGGCCGACGCGTGCGTATCCGACATCGATCCCGTGTACCGGGTCGGAGGTTGCGTCTATGGGTCCTTGGCCGGCGAGCTGATCGAGGCCGACGACGAAATCCGCGACGACCTGGCCACGGGATACGACCAATGGATCGAACTGTTCCGCAGCGGCCTCGAGGCGATGCGCGATCGTGGCGACCTACGCCCCGAGGCCGACCCGCGCCACCTGGCGGTTTCACTGGTTGCCGCGCATCAGGGCGGCGCCCTGCTCACGCACGCGACCGGCGATCCGCAGCCGCTGCGCGCCGCCGTCAATGCCGCCGTCGACTATGTGCGTTCGTTCGGGGCTTCGCCCGGCGGGGGCGGGCCCGGCCCGTCTCCCGATCGGCGCAACTCCTGA
- a CDS encoding TetR/AcrR family transcriptional regulator has translation MAHPDVRDEQRLTAKGRATRDRIVQAAAQLIVTEGLSASNMENVRRAASVSGSQLAHYFADKGALIRAVIRHQIGVVLDFHRQPTLRGLSSFDDFEKWIDLNMRYLRRIGYVGTPTYHALAGLLAKSDGATRDQLAVGYRQWIELLEKAIQHMKDDGLLIADADPRQLALVIVAAHQGGGILTFTYQEEWPHADATRFAVNYLRTFATDAAERAPRPPRRSRSRRPTRRAG, from the coding sequence ATGGCCCATCCCGATGTTCGTGACGAACAACGGTTGACCGCCAAGGGGCGTGCCACCCGCGACCGAATCGTGCAGGCGGCGGCGCAGTTGATCGTCACCGAGGGACTCTCCGCATCCAACATGGAGAACGTGCGGCGTGCCGCCTCGGTCAGCGGCTCGCAGCTTGCGCACTATTTCGCCGACAAGGGCGCGCTGATTCGGGCGGTGATCCGACACCAAATCGGTGTGGTCTTGGACTTTCACCGGCAACCCACGCTTCGAGGCCTGAGTTCGTTCGACGACTTCGAAAAGTGGATCGACCTGAACATGCGCTACCTGCGACGCATCGGCTATGTCGGCACCCCTACCTATCACGCGCTGGCCGGGCTGCTCGCGAAGTCGGACGGTGCCACGCGCGACCAGTTGGCGGTCGGCTACCGCCAGTGGATCGAGCTGTTGGAGAAGGCAATTCAGCATATGAAGGATGACGGACTGCTGATTGCCGACGCCGACCCGCGGCAGCTGGCGTTGGTGATCGTCGCCGCGCATCAAGGAGGTGGCATTCTGACTTTCACCTATCAAGAGGAATGGCCGCACGCCGACGCGACCCGTTTCGCGGTGAACTACTTGCGCACGTTCGCCACCGACGCCGCCGAACGGGCGCCCCGGCCTCCGCGCCGGTCGCGGAGCCGCCGCCCCACCCGACGAGCCGGCTGA
- a CDS encoding alpha/beta fold hydrolase codes for MPPVHHRYATVDGHRLFYREAGDPSAPSVLLLHGFPTSSYMFRDLIPALADRYHVIAPDHLGFGLSDAPPVEEFDYTFDGLTDLTAGLLRTLGVVRYAMYVQDYGAPIGWRLALRDPSAITAIITQNGNGYDAGFVESFWKVVQAYQREPTADIEAPVRQFLTLNATRWQYVTGVADETLVDPESWHHDYALLSRPGNDLVQLKLFRDYATNAPLYPRVHEYFRASRVPLLAVWGRGDEIFGPAGAEAFADDLPDAEIHLLDGGHFLLESALDDVTPLIRNFLAKQLTAR; via the coding sequence ATGCCGCCTGTTCATCATCGATACGCCACGGTCGACGGCCACCGGCTCTTCTACCGGGAAGCTGGCGACCCGAGCGCTCCCTCGGTGCTGCTCCTGCACGGGTTTCCCACCAGTTCCTACATGTTTCGCGATCTGATACCGGCGCTGGCGGACCGCTACCACGTCATCGCGCCGGACCATCTGGGCTTCGGACTCTCCGATGCGCCGCCGGTCGAGGAGTTCGATTACACCTTCGACGGGCTGACCGACCTCACGGCGGGCCTGCTGAGAACCCTCGGCGTCGTTAGGTATGCCATGTACGTCCAGGACTACGGCGCCCCGATCGGCTGGCGGCTGGCGCTGCGCGACCCGTCCGCGATCACCGCGATCATCACCCAGAACGGCAACGGATATGACGCGGGCTTCGTCGAGAGCTTCTGGAAGGTCGTGCAGGCTTACCAGCGTGAGCCCACCGCGGACATCGAGGCCCCGGTGCGCCAGTTCCTCACCCTGAACGCCACCCGGTGGCAGTACGTGACCGGTGTGGCCGACGAGACCCTGGTCGATCCCGAGTCGTGGCATCACGACTACGCGCTGCTCTCCCGTCCCGGCAACGACTTGGTGCAGCTCAAGCTGTTTCGCGATTACGCCACTAACGCGCCCCTGTATCCGCGCGTGCACGAATACTTCCGGGCCAGCCGGGTGCCGTTGCTGGCGGTCTGGGGTCGCGGCGATGAAATCTTCGGACCGGCCGGAGCCGAAGCATTCGCCGATGACCTGCCCGACGCCGAGATCCACCTGCTCGACGGTGGGCACTTTCTGTTGGAATCCGCGCTCGATGACGTCACCCCCTTGATCCGGAACTTCCTCGCCAAGCAGCTCACGGCGCGATGA
- a CDS encoding MOSC and FAD-binding oxidoreductase domain-containing protein, translating into MGTLVSVNVGMPKDVRWRDKTVFTGIWKTPVQGPVMVRRLNIDGDGQGDLAGHGGEQRAVMVYQSESYDFWKTYLGRTDLRPGHFGENFTVTGLADHEVCIGDRYRIGDAEFEVTQPRVTCFRVGLRLDEPDMPNLLVSQHRPGFYFRVITEGRVRAGDDIVRTRRGRHQLSVAEVDALLYLPNRSVERLREAVDVPALSPGWQQSFHDMLGAHDGAAATASPAPVEPGWKGFRDLRVTDVCRESPQVLSIRLQADDRDPLPPALPGQYLTVKIPGAGDPAPLRSYSLSGDPSAGYYRISVKREDHGLVSGWLHAHAQPGMLITAAAPRGDFCLAEDRRPVVLFSAGIGATPVLAMLHALAVEGSGRDIWWLHSARNRENQAFAAEVATLIESLPHARQQVFYTETQGRLTRDAVAALGLPTDGVVYLCGPTQFMTDIRAELVDIGFDPALIHSELFGALPAINPGVVETGTRTPPHQPAGPPGTGPPITFARSGLTVNWSPGYRSILDLAEACDVPTRYSCRSGVCHVCVTGIVAGTTTYIQEPLEPPAGETVLICSAAPETEVVLDL; encoded by the coding sequence GTGGGCACGCTTGTTTCGGTGAACGTGGGCATGCCCAAAGACGTCCGATGGCGAGACAAAACGGTCTTCACCGGCATCTGGAAGACACCGGTGCAGGGGCCGGTCATGGTGCGTCGGCTCAACATCGACGGCGACGGCCAGGGTGACCTCGCCGGCCATGGCGGGGAACAACGGGCCGTGATGGTGTACCAGAGCGAGTCCTATGACTTCTGGAAGACCTACCTGGGCCGCACCGACCTGCGGCCCGGACATTTCGGCGAAAACTTCACCGTCACCGGGCTTGCCGACCACGAGGTATGCATCGGTGACCGCTATCGCATCGGCGACGCCGAATTCGAGGTCACCCAGCCGCGAGTCACGTGCTTTCGGGTGGGTCTTCGACTCGACGAGCCCGACATGCCCAATCTGCTTGTCTCCCAGCATCGTCCGGGTTTCTATTTCCGGGTCATCACCGAGGGCCGGGTGCGGGCCGGAGACGACATCGTCCGGACCCGCCGCGGCCGTCATCAGCTCAGCGTCGCCGAGGTCGACGCGTTGCTCTACCTGCCGAACCGCAGCGTCGAACGGCTGCGCGAGGCCGTCGATGTTCCGGCGCTGAGCCCGGGATGGCAACAGTCTTTTCACGACATGCTGGGCGCCCACGATGGTGCGGCCGCGACGGCCTCCCCCGCCCCAGTCGAGCCTGGATGGAAGGGATTTCGAGACCTCCGGGTCACCGACGTATGCCGGGAGAGCCCGCAAGTGCTCTCGATCCGGCTGCAGGCCGACGACCGGGATCCGCTGCCACCGGCGCTTCCGGGGCAGTACCTCACGGTGAAGATTCCCGGGGCCGGTGACCCGGCGCCGTTGCGCAGCTATTCCCTGTCGGGCGACCCGTCGGCCGGGTACTACCGCATCAGCGTCAAGCGGGAGGATCACGGATTGGTGAGTGGCTGGCTGCACGCCCACGCCCAACCGGGGATGCTGATAACCGCCGCCGCCCCGCGCGGCGACTTCTGCCTCGCCGAGGACCGCCGTCCCGTAGTGCTCTTTTCCGCTGGAATCGGCGCGACGCCGGTGCTCGCGATGTTGCATGCACTCGCCGTGGAGGGCAGCGGCCGTGACATCTGGTGGCTGCACAGCGCCCGGAATCGGGAAAACCAGGCCTTTGCCGCTGAAGTCGCGACGCTGATCGAGTCGCTGCCCCACGCCCGGCAGCAGGTCTTCTACACCGAAACTCAGGGCCGCCTGACCCGAGATGCCGTCGCGGCGTTGGGGCTGCCGACCGATGGCGTCGTTTACCTCTGCGGGCCAACACAATTCATGACGGATATCCGCGCAGAGCTGGTCGACATCGGATTCGACCCCGCTCTGATCCACAGCGAGCTGTTCGGTGCGCTGCCCGCGATCAATCCCGGCGTCGTCGAAACGGGCACGCGCACACCGCCCCATCAGCCCGCCGGGCCGCCGGGCACGGGACCACCGATCACGTTTGCCCGCAGCGGGTTAACGGTCAATTGGTCGCCGGGCTACCGCAGCATCCTCGATCTCGCCGAAGCCTGCGATGTGCCGACCCGCTACTCCTGCCGCAGTGGCGTGTGTCATGTGTGCGTTACCGGAATCGTCGCCGGGACGACGACCTACATTCAGGAACCGCTGGAGCCGCCGGCCGGCGAGACGGTACTGATCTGTTCGGCGGCTCCCGAAACCGAGGTGGTGCTGGACCTTTAG